From Cystobacter fuscus DSM 2262:
ACGTCCCATTGGCCTCCGCCCACGCCAGTGCCTCGCGCAGCCGCGCGTTCTCCGCCTCGAGCGCGGCCAGTCGCATGCTCGGCGCCGTGTCCATTGGAGTACCCACGGATTTCTACAGACCACCGGGCACCGGGTCCGTCAAGCGAAGGGGACGGGCGGCGTCCCGCTCCGCCGGAAATCAGAAATCAGGCATCACACCACGGCGAGCGGCTCGTTCCCGGCGTCCAGCACCTCGCGCAGGCGCCGCAGGCCGCGCTCCAGCAGCGCGCGCGTGCGCGGCGTGCCGATGCACACCCGCACCGCCGCGGGCACCACCCCCGGCCCCACGCCGAACAGGTCCGCGCTCGTCACCGACACCCCGTGCCGCCGCGCCTGTGCCGTGAAGGCCTCGCTGCGCCGCCCCTCGGGCAGCCCGAGCCACAGGTGGTAGAGCGGCACCGACGCCCGGCAGCGCACCCCCGCGCCGAGCACCTCGCGCGCCAGCGCCTGGCGCTCACCCGCCTCGCGCCGCTGGGCCACCACGAGCGCGTCCGCCGTGCCGTCCTCCACCCAGCGCGAGAGCACCTCGGCCATGAGCGGCGTCGTCATCAGCGAGGCCAGACCCACCTCCTCGGCGAGCCGCTCGCAGCGCGCCCGCGCCGGCCCCACCAGGTAGCCGATGCGCAGCCCCGGGGTGAGCAGCTTGCTCACCCCGGCGATGAAATAGCTCGACTCGGGCAGGAAGCACGCGAGCGGCGGCGGGCGCACCGAGGGCAGGAGCCCATACGAGTCGTCCTCCAGCACCAGCACCCCATGGCGGCGCGCCACCTCGGCCACCTCGCGCCGCCGCGCCTCGGGCATCACCGCGCCCGTGGGGTTGTGGCACGTGGGCTGGAGGTAGAGCAGGCGCACCGAGCCCGCGCGGCACGCCGCCTCCAGCGCGTCCGGCAAGAGGCCATCCGCGTCCATGGCCAGCCCCTGCATCCGTAACTGGAAGCGCCGCGCGAGCACCTTGATGCCCGGGTAGGTGAGCGCCTCGGTGGCGAGCACGTCGCCCGGCTGGGTGAGCGCCGCGAGCGCCACCTCCATGCCGTGCTGGCCTCCGGCGCACACCACCACCTGCTCGGGCCGGACCGACAGCCCGAAGCGCCCCGTCCACGCCGCGCCCGCCTCGCGGTGTCTCAACCCCCCCGCGGGGGGCTGGTAGGCGAGCAGCTCCGCCAGCCGGGGCGAGCGGCCCAGCTCCTCCAGCGACGCGCGCAGCGCCTGGCTCGCCGGATCGCCCTCGGGTGTCGCGGGCGCGTTGATGCTCAGCTCCACCAGCGAGCCCTCCTCCGCCGAGCCCTCCTCGACCGGCCTGGGCATGTGTGTGGGCGAGGCCTTGTCCCGCACGTAGGTGCCCCGGCCCACCTCGCCCCGCACGAGTCCCCGCTTCTCCGCCTCGCCATACGCGCGCGTCACCGTGCCCACGGTGACCCCCAGCCGCTCGGCCAGCTCCCGGTGCGTGGGCAGGCGCGTGCCCGGCAGGAGCCGCCCGGCGTCGCGATCCTCGGCCAGCGCGTCGGCGATCACCCGGTACAGCGGCCCCCGACGGCCCTCGAGACCCGGCGTCCAGCTTGTCTCGGTGACAATCGGTACACTTGACGAAGGTTGGAGTCCCACGTAAGCGATTGTCTCGATTCCGGCGCGAATTGTCACGAAATTGCGCCGCGACCGTCCCGCCCCCCTTCAGCTCTAGAGGAGCCGCAGCATGATGCCCATCGAGGTCCAGCGCGCCGCCGCCCTGAAGCCCAAGCCCGCCGCCACGGACGTGCTGGGCTTCGGCAAGTACTTCACCGATCACATGTTCCGGATGGACTACGCGCCGGAGCGCGGGTGGCACCAGGCGCGCATCGTGCCGTACGGGCCGCTGGGGTTGGATCCGGGCGCGGCGGCGTTGCACTACGCGCAGTCGGTGTTCGACGGGGCGAAGGTGTTCCGGGGCCGGGATGGGAAGCTGCGCGCGTTCCGGCTGATGGACCACTGCGCGCGTCTGGCGGCGAGCGCCGAGCGGCTGAGCATGGCGGTGGTGCCGCCGGAGCTGGCGCGCGCGTCCATCGAGGCGCTGGTGAAGGAGGAGGCGGCGTGGGTGCCGAGCGGGCCGGGCACGTCCCTGTACGTGCGGCCGGTGGTGATCGCCTCGGAGGCGTTCCTCGGGGTGAGGCCGGCGGACAAGTACATCTTCTTCGCCATCCTCAGCCCGGTGGGCACCTACTTCGGCAACGGGGCGGAGCCGGTGCGCATCTGGGTGGAGCAGCGGCACACGCGCGCGGCGCCCGGGGGCCTGGGCGGGGCGAAGGCGGCGGCCAACTACGCGGCGAGCCTCCAGGCGTCGGTGGAGGCCAAGAAGCGCGGCTACGCGCAGGTGCTGTGGCTGGACGCGCTGGAGCACCGCTACATCGAGGAGGTGGGGACGATGAACCTCTTCGTGCGCATCGGGGAGGAGATCATCACCCCGCCCTTGGATGGGACGTTCCTACCGGGCATCACCCGGGAGAGCGCGCTGACGCTCTTGCGCGACTGGGGCCTGAAGGTGAGCGAGCGCAAGCTGTCCATCGACGAGCTGCGCGAGGCGCACCGCGAGGGGGCGCTGCACGAGGTGTTCGGCACGGGGACGGCGGCGGTGATTTCCCCGGTGGGCGGACTGGGCTTCGAGGAGGGGGAGCTGAAGATCGGGCAGGGCCGGGTGGGCGAGGTGTCCCAGCGGCTGTACGACGCGCTCACGGGCATCCAGTACGGCACGCAGCCGGACCGGCACGGGTGGATGACGGTCATCGCGTAGGACGCCGCGAGGCCCCGGGGGCGTGTTATCCCCGGGGCATGAACCCGGACGTGCTGCTGGAGACGCGCGGGCCCCTGGCCCTGGTGACCCTCAACCGCCCCAAGGCGCACAACGCGCTGGACCTGGGGATGATCCGCGCGCTGCACCCGGCGCTCGAAGCGTGGGCCGGGCGCCCCGAGGTGAAGGCGGTGGTGGTGCGCGGCGCGGGCGGGCGGGCCTTCTGCGCGGGCGGGGACGTGCGGGCCGTGGCCGCGTCGCTGGGCACGCCCCCACCCGAGGGACAGGAGCCGCTCTCGCGCGCCTTCTTCCGCGAGGAGTACCGGCTCAACCAGCTCATCCACCACTACCCCAAGCCCTACGTGGCGCTGGTGGATGGCATCTGCATGGGCGGGGGACTCGGGCTGAGCCGGCATGGCTCGCACCGCGTCGTCACCGAGCGGCTGGTGCTGGCCATGCCGGAGACGGGCATTGGCTTGTTTCCCGACGTGGGCGGCGGCTGGTTCCTGCCGCGCTTTCCGGGCGAGTCGGGCACGTACCTGGGACTGACGGGAGCCCGGTGCGACGCGGCGGATGCGCGGTGGCTCGGGTATGCGACGCAGCACGTGACGCACGAGCGGCTGGACGCCGTGGTGGACGCGCTCGCGGCGGCGGACTGGGGCGGGAAGCCGGCGCGCGCGGTGGTGGACGGGGTGCTGGCGGGCTTCAGCTCGGAGCCGGGGCCCTCGCCGCTCTCAGCCCACGCGCGGGAGATCGACCGGTGCTTCGCGAGCAACGGGGTGGAGGAGATTGTCGAGGCGCTCGCGGCCGAGGGCACGCCGTGGGCGGAGGAGACGCGCGCCACGCTCGGGCGCATGTCGCCCACGAGCCTCGAGGTGACGCTGCGCCAGCTGCGGCTCGGCCGGTTCATGTCCTACGACGAGGTGGCGGCGATGGAGTACCGGCTGAGCCAGCGCTTCATGTCGTTGCCGGACTTCCGCGAGGGCATCCGCGCGGTGCTCGTGGACAAGGATCAGAAGCCCCGGTGGAACCCGCCCACGCTCGCCGAGGTGCGGGACGAGGACGTGGCGGCATTCTTCGCGCCGCTCGCGCCGGGGGCGTGAGCCCCACCCGCGCGCTCGAGGGGGATGGACTCCGTGACGAAGCGCGTTACATGACGGGAATCCGCGTGGCGTGGCCGCCCCCCGGGTAGGCTGCGCCGCATCCCCATGGACTCCGCTTCTCCCTCGCTGCGCAGCGTGCTCGCGCTGCTGCGGCGCAATGCCGACTACCGCCGCCTCTTCCTCGCCACCGTCGTGTCGATGCTCGGCGACTGGTTCGCCTTCGTGGCCATCAGCGGCTTCGTCACCGAGACCACCGGCCACCTGAGCGCCTCGGCCGCCGTCTACGCCGCCAGCGTCCTGCCCGCCAGCCTCCTGTCCCCCTTCGCCGGCCTGCTCGCGGACCGCATGGACCGCCAGCGCCTCATGGTCACCGTGGACCTGGTGCGCGTGCTTCCCGCGCTCGGCATGCTCGCCGCCCTCCTCTGGCGCGCCCCTCTGCTCGCGCTCGTGTGCGTCGCCCTGCTCGCCGCGCTCTCCGCCTTCTTCGATCCCGTCGCCGAGGCCTCCGTCCCCAACGTCGTCTCCCCCGAGGAGCTCCCCGTCGCCCAGGCCGCGCTCGGCAGCGTCTGGGGCAGCATGCTCTTCGTCGGCGCCGCGCTCGGCGGCCTCGCCACGCTCGCCTTCGGCCGCCACGTGAGCATCCTCCTCAACGCCGCCACCTTCCTGCTCTCCGCCTGGCTCGTGCGCGGCATCCGCCGCTCCTTCCAGCGCCCCCCCTCCTCCGATTCCGCCGCCGACACCGGCACCTGGCGCCAGCTCCACGAGGTCTGGACGTTCGCCCGCCGCCACCCCATCTCCCTCTCCCTGCTCACCACCAAGGTGGGCGTGGGCCTGGGCAATGGACTCGTGGGGCTCCTGCCCGCGTTCGCCGCGCGCAACTTCGGCTCCGGCGACGAGGGCGTGGGGCTGCTGCTGTCCGCGCGGGGCCTCGGCGCGCTGATCGGCCCCTTCCTCGGCCAGCGCTGGGTGCGCCGGGATGAGCGCCGCCTGTTCCTCGCGTGCGGCGTCTCGATGATCACCTACGGCCTCGCCTATCTCCTGCTGCCCGCCGCGCCCTCGCTGCTGCTCGCCGCGGGGTGCGTGCTGCTCGCGCACCTGGGCGGCGGCGCGCAGTGGACGCTCTCCACCTACGGCCTCCAGGTGTCCACGCCGGATCGGCTGCGCGGGCGCATCATGGGCCTGGACTTCGGCCTCGCCACCCTGGGCATCGGCGTGTCCTCGCTCGCCGCCAGCGTCGCCGCCGAGGCCGTGGGCCTCACCCGCGCCGCCTGGGGACTCGCCGGCGTGTCCCTGCTCTACGGCACCCTCTGGCTGTGGAAGACCCGCCGGCTGTGGCGTGGACGGCCCGACGTGCTCA
This genomic window contains:
- a CDS encoding PLP-dependent aminotransferase family protein, which translates into the protein MIADALAEDRDAGRLLPGTRLPTHRELAERLGVTVGTVTRAYGEAEKRGLVRGEVGRGTYVRDKASPTHMPRPVEEGSAEEGSLVELSINAPATPEGDPASQALRASLEELGRSPRLAELLAYQPPAGGLRHREAGAAWTGRFGLSVRPEQVVVCAGGQHGMEVALAALTQPGDVLATEALTYPGIKVLARRFQLRMQGLAMDADGLLPDALEAACRAGSVRLLYLQPTCHNPTGAVMPEARRREVAEVARRHGVLVLEDDSYGLLPSVRPPPLACFLPESSYFIAGVSKLLTPGLRIGYLVGPARARCERLAEEVGLASLMTTPLMAEVLSRWVEDGTADALVVAQRREAGERQALAREVLGAGVRCRASVPLYHLWLGLPEGRRSEAFTAQARRHGVSVTSADLFGVGPGVVPAAVRVCIGTPRTRALLERGLRRLREVLDAGNEPLAVV
- a CDS encoding branched-chain amino acid aminotransferase, whose translation is MMPIEVQRAAALKPKPAATDVLGFGKYFTDHMFRMDYAPERGWHQARIVPYGPLGLDPGAAALHYAQSVFDGAKVFRGRDGKLRAFRLMDHCARLAASAERLSMAVVPPELARASIEALVKEEAAWVPSGPGTSLYVRPVVIASEAFLGVRPADKYIFFAILSPVGTYFGNGAEPVRIWVEQRHTRAAPGGLGGAKAAANYAASLQASVEAKKRGYAQVLWLDALEHRYIEEVGTMNLFVRIGEEIITPPLDGTFLPGITRESALTLLRDWGLKVSERKLSIDELREAHREGALHEVFGTGTAAVISPVGGLGFEEGELKIGQGRVGEVSQRLYDALTGIQYGTQPDRHGWMTVIA
- a CDS encoding enoyl-CoA hydratase/isomerase family protein, which codes for MNPDVLLETRGPLALVTLNRPKAHNALDLGMIRALHPALEAWAGRPEVKAVVVRGAGGRAFCAGGDVRAVAASLGTPPPEGQEPLSRAFFREEYRLNQLIHHYPKPYVALVDGICMGGGLGLSRHGSHRVVTERLVLAMPETGIGLFPDVGGGWFLPRFPGESGTYLGLTGARCDAADARWLGYATQHVTHERLDAVVDALAAADWGGKPARAVVDGVLAGFSSEPGPSPLSAHAREIDRCFASNGVEEIVEALAAEGTPWAEETRATLGRMSPTSLEVTLRQLRLGRFMSYDEVAAMEYRLSQRFMSLPDFREGIRAVLVDKDQKPRWNPPTLAEVRDEDVAAFFAPLAPGA
- a CDS encoding MFS transporter, with the translated sequence MDSASPSLRSVLALLRRNADYRRLFLATVVSMLGDWFAFVAISGFVTETTGHLSASAAVYAASVLPASLLSPFAGLLADRMDRQRLMVTVDLVRVLPALGMLAALLWRAPLLALVCVALLAALSAFFDPVAEASVPNVVSPEELPVAQAALGSVWGSMLFVGAALGGLATLAFGRHVSILLNAATFLLSAWLVRGIRRSFQRPPSSDSAADTGTWRQLHEVWTFARRHPISLSLLTTKVGVGLGNGLVGLLPAFAARNFGSGDEGVGLLLSARGLGALIGPFLGQRWVRRDERRLFLACGVSMITYGLAYLLLPAAPSLLLAAGCVLLAHLGGGAQWTLSTYGLQVSTPDRLRGRIMGLDFGLATLGIGVSSLAASVAAEAVGLTRAAWGLAGVSLLYGTLWLWKTRRLWRGRPDVLTTSRPQE